One window from the genome of Podospora pseudocomata strain CBS 415.72m chromosome 6, whole genome shotgun sequence encodes:
- a CDS encoding hypothetical protein (EggNog:ENOG50; COG:S) encodes MIRTSFGVLLQTWGGGGDDSDFVAVLGTIRRVFPAWTVTQGLGSHHGCLSGARKRVFKGSLCPQIMTSIPISTPTFKSTSTMQLLAILTTFPLTALAVVNGRCSGSAATGTWGQSGICISTGTCNSFGGVFKSGACPGDAADIRCCLIGLEGSTNKPCGAPRSYCDWDGHACWGVTHSGENVPVRQIIGAARVCK; translated from the exons ATGATCAGAACCTCATTTGGGGTCCTGCTCCAGacctggggagggggcggtgacGATAGCGATTTTGTTGCTGTATTAGGAACTATCAGGCGAGTCTTTCCAGCATGGACGGTGACCCAGGGCTTGGGGAGTCATCATGGTTGTCTCTCGGGGGCTAGGAAACGGGTATTTAAGGGGTCGTTGTGTCCTCAGATCATGACATCTATCCCCATCTCAACACCCACTTTCaaatccacctccaccatgcAACTGCTCGCCATCCTGACCACCTTTCCCCTGACCGCCCTCGCGGTGGTGAATGGCCGTTGTTCCGGTAGCGCCGCCACCGGCACCTGGGGACAAAGCGGCATCTGCATTTCGACCGGCACCTGCAACTCTTTCGGCGGTGTCTTCAAGAGCGGTGCTTGCCCTGGTGACGCGGCCGATATCAGATGCTGCCTCATCGGCCTGGAGGGGTCGACCAACAAGCCATGCGGTGCTCCTCGATCATACTGCGACTGGGACGGACATGCCTGCTGGGGGGTTACGCACAGCGGT GAAAATGTCCCGGTCCGGCAAATTATAGGTGCTGCCAGAGTCTGTAAATAG
- the SEC27 gene encoding Coatomer subunit beta' (COG:U; EggNog:ENOG503NWHK), which yields MDGSGKIIWARHNEVVSAVIKAGDATKDNEPITFSTKELGNAEIYPQALLHSPNGRFAAICGDGEYIIYTALAWRNKAFGSALDFVWASKENSNDFAIRESPTSIKVFKNFQEKKGGLDVPFAADGLTGGVLLGVKGQGGISFFDWQTGGLVRRIEVEPKQVYWSESGELVALACEDSCYVLRFSRENYNEAVQSGKVEEDGVEEAFDVITDISESIRSAEWLGDVLIYTNGTNRLNYLVGDQTYTVSHFDKPMYILGYLQRDSRVYLTDKDLSVTSFALSLPVLEYQTLVLRQDMETAAELLPSIPQDQLNKIARFLEGQGHKELALEVATDPEHKFDLALALNQLDVAVELARQSDSDHKWKTLGDAGLAAWDIPLATECFVNSKDLGSLLLVYSSTSDREGLAKLAEQASAAGAHNIAFSSKWLLGDVPGCVEILTKTNRHAEAVLFAQTYKPSLAPAIVAEWKDRLEKNKKGRVAKSLGVPVEDEELFPEWDEWLRLEKEGPVIAEEEAAEEEAEEEDDEEESADEE from the exons ATGGATGGGTCTGGAAAGATTATCTGGGCCAGACACAACGAGGTCGTTTCCGCCGTTATCAAGGCGGGCGACGCGACCAAGGATAACGAGCCaatcaccttctccaccaaggAGCTAGGCAACGCCGAAATCTACCCACAGGCTTTGCTTCACTCACCCAACGGCCGTTTCGCCGCCATttgcggcgacggcgagtACATCATCTACACTGCCCTGGCGTGGCGCAACAAGGCTTTCGGTTCGGCTCTCGACTTCGTCTGGGCCTCCAAGGAGAACTCGAACGACTTTGCGATCCGCGAATCGCCAACCAGCATCAAGGTGTTCAAGAACttccaggagaagaagggcggtCTCGACGTGCCGTTTGCTGCTGACGGGCTCACTGGTGGCGTGTTGCTCGGTGTCAAGGGCCAGGGTGGTATTTCGTTCTTTGACTGGCAAACGGGTGGTCTTGTCCGACGCATCGAGGTTGAGCCTAAGCAGGTCTACTGGAGCGAAAGTGGTGAGCTCGTTGCTCTGGCTTGCGAGGACTCTTGCTATGTTCTCAGATTTTCCCGTGAGAACTACAACGAGGCTGTGCAGTCcggcaaggtcgaggaggatggcgtcgAGGAGGCCTTCGATGTCATTACCGACATTAGCGAAAG CATCCGATCGGCCGAATGGCTGGGTGATGTCCTCATCTACACGAATGGCACCAATAGGCTGAACTACCTTGTGGGTGACCAGACCTACACCGTGTCTCACTTCGACAAGCCCATGTATATTCTTGGGTACCTCCAGCGTGACAGCCGCGTTTACCTGACCGACAAGGACCTCTCCGTCACATccttcgccctctccctcccagtCCTTGAGTATCAAACCTTGGTGCTCCGTCAGGACATGGAGACGGCGGCCGaactcctccccagcatCCCCCAAGACCAACTCAACAAAATCGCCCGCTTCCTCGAGGGACAGGGTCACAAGGAATTGGCGCTTGAAGTGGCTACGGATCCTGAGCACAAGTTTGACCTCGCTCTTGCCCTGAATCAACTGGATGTTGCGGTTGAACTGGCCAGACAGTCTGACTCGGACCACAAGTGGAAGACTTTGGGCGACGCCGGTCTCGCCGCCTGGGATATCCCTCTTGCCACCGAGTGTTTCGTCAACTCCAAGGATCTCGGCTCCTTGTTGCTGGTCTACAGCTCCACGTCGGACCGTGAAGGTCTCGCCAAGCTGGCGGAGCAGGCATCGGCTGCAGGTGCTCACAACATTGCTTTCAGCAGCAAGTGGCTCCTGGGCGATGTGCCCGGGTGTGTCGAGATCCTCACCAAGACAAACCGTCACGCCGAGGCAGTGCTCTTTGCGCAGACATACAAGCCAAGTCTTGCCCCTGCCATTGTAGCTGAGTGGAAGGACAGgctggagaagaacaagaaggggCGCGTGGCCAAGTCTCTCGGTGTCCcagtggaggatgaggagctcTTCCCAGAATGGGACGAGTGGCTCAgactggagaaggagggtcCTGTTattgccgaggaagaggctgcagaggaggaagcggaggag gaagacgacgaggaagagagtGCGGATGAAGAGTAG
- a CDS encoding hypothetical protein (COG:I; EggNog:ENOG503NXVS) yields MAGSPVEQVPSATATTGGDEFGYPHGHFGHLTAEQEKALQDFKIFLGEKGLYTHAPGEKPSHEDWTLLRFLRARRWIVEDAYKQFKDTEDWRKANQLEVLYDTIDVEAYEETRSLYPQWTGRRDRRGIPIYLFQIRHLDGKTVANYEKKAESTSASLAKTDGSTPEKLLRLFALYENLTRFAQPLCSAMKDRDNAETPITLSTNIVDVSQVSLRMFWNLKSHMQAASTLATAHYPETLDRIFIIGAPYFFSTVWGWIKRWFDPITVSKIFILSAAEVKTELERFMEPRNIPKAYGGELEFEFFDRPNVDPRIKEAITWEKGHTDFPRGPAYWVPSEDGNTLELYAVGRQDGKQRREKICSIPSPFPKVEEPAAAVAGVKEEQEVKIEAAMEGVKALSVSSSDDKPSTAEISEKVAAAAVPDAVAEEQKPAAVKA; encoded by the exons aTGGCGGGCTCACCAGTGGAACAAGTCCCTTCTGCCacggccaccaccggcgGAGACGAGTTCGGGTACCCTCATGGACATTTCGGACACTTGACCGccgagcaggagaaggcgcTGCAGGATTTCAAGATCTtcttgggggagaaggggttgtaTACACATGCGCCTGGGGAGAAGCCGTCGCATGAGGATTGGACTTTGCT ACGATTTCTgcgggcgaggaggtggattGTGGAGGATGCGTACAAGCAGTTCAAGGACACCGAGGACTGGCGCAAGGCGAACCAGTTGGAGGTGCTGTATGACACGATTGATGTGGAGGCGTACGAGGAGACGAGGAGCTTG TACCCACAATGGACGGGCAGACGAGACAGGCGCGGCATCCCGATTTACCTCTTCCAGATCCGCCATCTCGACGGTAAGACGGTCGCCAACtacgagaagaaggccgagtcAACGAGCGCCAGTCTGGCAAAGACTGATGGGTCAACACCCGAGAAGCTCCTCAGGCTGTTTGCCCTGTACGAGAACCTCACCCGATTTGCGCAGCCCCTCTGCTCGGCCATGAAAGACCGCGACAACGCCGAgacccccatcaccctcagcaCCAACATCGTTGACGTCTCCCAGGTATCGCTGCGCATGTTCTGGAACCTAAAGTCACACATGCAGGCCGCCTCGACACTCGCCACAGCCCACTACCCCGAGACCCTCGACcgcatcttcatcatcggcgcCCCTTACTTCTTTAGCACAGTCTGGGGCTGGATCAAGAGGTGGTTCGACCCCATCACCGTCTCCAAgatcttcatcctctccgcGGCAGAAGTCAAGACCGAGCTGGAAAGATTCATGGAGCCGAGAAACATCCCCAAGGCGTACGGCGGCGAGCTGGAATTCGAATTCTTTGACCGGCCAAACGTCGACCCCAGGATAAAAGAGGCGATCACCTGGGAAAAGGGGCACACCGACTTCCCCAGGGGGCCAGCTTATTGGGTCCCGTCCGAGGATGGCAACACGCTCGAGTTGTATGCGGTCGGCAGACAGGACGGAAAgcaaagaagagaaaagattTGCAGCATTCCGTCGCCGTTTCCCAAGGTGGAAGAGCCGGCGGCGGCCGTTGCTGGcgtgaaggaggagcaggaggtcAAGATCGAGGCTGCGATGGAGGGCGTCAAGGCGCTGTCGGTCTCTTCGTCGGATGACAAGCCGTCTACGGCGGAGATTTCGGAAAAGGTTGCCGCCGCTGCGGTGCCTGATGCGGTTgcggaggagcagaagccgGCTGCGGTCAAGGCTTAG
- a CDS encoding hypothetical protein (BUSCO:EOG092651OF; EggNog:ENOG503P1GA; COG:S), protein MAKAKKLSKAPTSDTASTNSAGSSSSAPTTTPSWLTDSLPLPALIVLDLDYTLWPFYSDIHISPPIRSLSPFVLSDRNGEHFSLFPDAPAILRLLSSPQCNIRLAVASKSPVGDLCREVLKSLRLPETEIRGQPKKVIDVFTTGGGGGLEIYESSKLRHFEVIAKRTGVRYEDMLFFDDERPNFEVESVGVTMKLVGRQGLCWEELEKGIQLWRERKGIVPATAGGSGSYAGGRW, encoded by the exons ATGGCCAAAGCAAAGAAACTCTCCAAAGCTCCAACCTCGGACACTGCCTCCACAAACAGCGCcggatcctcctcctcggcgccaACTACCACGCCCTCCTG GTTGAccgactccctccccctccccgccctcatTGTCCTCGACCTAGACTACACCCTCTGGCCCTTCTACTCAGACATCCACATCTCGCCCCCCatccgctccctctccccctttgtACTATCCGACCGAAACGGCGAGcacttctccctcttccccgacgcccccgccatcctccgcctcctctcctccccacaaTGCAACATCCGCCTGGCTGTCGCGTCTAAATCCCCAGTCGGCGATCTATGTCGTGAAGTGCTCAAATCACTACGATTACCCGAGACGGAGATACGAGGGCAGCCGAAAAAGGTGATTGATGTCTTTACAACAGGCGGGGGCGGAGGGCTGGAGATTTATGAGAGCTCAAAACTACGGCATTTCGAGGTGATTGCCAAACGGACGGGGGTGCGGTACGAGGATATGCTGTTTTTTGATGACGAGAGGCCTAATTTCGAGGTGGAGAGCGTAGGAGTGACGATGAAGCTTGTTGGCAGGCAAGGGCTGTGctgggaggagctggaaaaggggatacAGCTTTggagggagagaaagggTATTGTTCCAGCTACTGCTGGCGGTAGCGGTTCATATgctggagggagatggtAA
- a CDS encoding hypothetical protein (EggNog:ENOG503P018; COG:E), with product MERNTPKKAVHFGAGNIGRGFVACFLHESGYEVIFAEVNDATVSKLNTHKSYKVIEVGAEGTTEKTITNYRAINSRSNEAALVEEIATADVVTCSVGPNILKFLAPVIAKGLAARSTDLTPAAVIACENAIGATDTLAEFIKSPENTNPALLEDYDKRATFANSAIDRIVPAQDPDAGLDVKLEKFYEWVVEKTPFKEWAVPDIKGIKWVDNLQPFIERKLYTVNTGHATAAYYGYTRRKSTVYDALQDKDIRDEVKNALKETADLITEKHGIDEEEQKQYVDKIVRRISNPHLEDAVERVGRAPLRKLSRKERFIGPAAELAENGKDCSALLDAAEMAFRFQNVEGDDESFELAKIMEEKKPEEVVQEVCGLQPSEKLYPQVVDIVKRVQADSNEE from the exons ATGGAGAGAAATACCCCCAAGAAGGCTGTCCACTTTGGCGCCGGAAACATTG GCCGTGGCTTTGTTGCTTGCTTCCTCCACGAATCGGGGTATGAAGTCATCTTTGCCGAGGTCAACGATGCCACCGTCAGCAAGCTCAACACCCACAAGAGCTACAAGGTGATCGAGGTTGGCGCTGAGGGCACCACCGAGaagaccatcaccaactaCCGGGCCATCAACTCGAGGTCAAATGAGGCGGCTTTGGTCGAGGAGATCGCGACGGCCGATGTGGTCACCTGCTCCGTCGGCCCTAACATCCTCAAGTTCCTCGCGCCAGTAATTGCCAAGGGTCTCGCCGCCCGCTCGACGGATCTGACTCCCGCCGCTGTCATTGCCTGCGAGAACGCCATCGGTGCCACCGACACTCTTGCCGAGTTCATCAAGTCTCCCGAGAACACCAACCCCGCTCTCCTCGAGGATTACGACAAGCGTGCCACCTTTGCCAACTCGGCCATTGACCGCATCGTCCCGGCCCAAGACCCCGATGCCGGCCTCGATGTGAAGCTTGAGAAGTTCTATGAGTGGGTTGTCGAGAAGACCCCGTTCAAGGAATGGGCCGTCCCAGACATCAAGGGCATCAAGTGGGTCGACAACCTTCAGCCCTTCATTGAGCGCAAGCTGTACACTGTCAACACTGGCCACGCCACTGCTGCGTACTACGGCTACACTCGCCGCAAGAGCACCGTGTACGATGCCCTTCAAGACAAGGACATCCGGGACGAGGTCAAGAACGCTCTTAAGGAGACGGCTGACCTCATCACCGAGAAGCACGGcatcgacgaggaggagcagaagcagtACGTCGACAAGATTGTTAGGCGCATCAGCAACCCCCACTTGGAGGACGCGGTTGAGCGTGTGGGTCGTGCCCCGCTCCGGAAGCTGAGCCGAAAAGAGCGGTTCATCGGCCCCGCTGCCGAGCTCGCGGAAAATGGCAAGGACTGCTCAGCCCTACTTGATGCTGCCGAGATGGCATTCCGCTTCCAGAACGTcgagggcgacgacgagTCGTTTGAACTTGCCAAAAtcatggaggagaagaaaccTGAAGAGGTTGTCCAGGAAGTTTGCGGTTTGCAGCCAAGTGAAAAGCTATACCCTCAGGTGGTCGACATTGTCAAGCGTGTCCAGGCCGATTCGAATGAGGAGTAA
- the PMU1 gene encoding putative phosphoglycerate mutase pmu1 (EggNog:ENOG503NWTI; COG:G), with amino-acid sequence MFTMIGQHATGAGHWSAWSMLKLLLLTSFPTLSLTAPPSVSHPIASSESESMKSLAALKTMAPKYRFTAVPGYFKMEGRGPRNEVPTMPGMGLIDQPYPTDEAFDPQRSKQPWERFVNLLNSWNESEKGKAAYKLIYVTRHGQGYHNAKESDVGSAEWETRWVMLNGDDNSTWFDSHLTLEGIRQAMTMNAFWQDAATKLKLPLPRRYYASPLARCLETCKLSFEGIELPPGQEKPPFKPIIKELLRERLHFHTCDRRRNGTWIRENFPEFEFEEGFVDEDVYWKTEGRETLQEHAARTMALLEDVFEHDDEQIISFSTHSGTIAALIKATGHEDFFVEPGNVVPFLIKGEIIQPN; translated from the exons ATGTTTACAATGATTGGACAGCATGCTACGGGCGCGGGGCATTGGTCAGCCTGGTCCATGCTCAAGCTACTTCTCCTGACGTCCTTCCCTACACTCTCATTGACTGCCCCACCATCTGTCTCTCATCCGATCGCTTCATCTGAATCTGAATCTATGAAATCCTTGGCAGCACTGAAGACCATGGCACCCAAATATCGATTCACAGCCGTTCCCGGCTACTTCAAAATGGAAGGCCGCGGCCCGAGGAATGAGGTG CCTACGATGCCGGGTATGGGTCTAATTGATCAACCCTACCCCACCGACGAGGCTTTCGACCCCCAACGCTCAAAACAGCCATGGGAGAGGTTTGTCAATCTCCTCAACTCGTGGAATGAAAGCGAGAAAGGAAAAGCGGCCTATAAACTCATATATGTCACCCGCCACGGCCAAGGCTACCACAATGCCAAAGAGTCTGATGTCGGCTCAGCCGAGTGGGAG ACAAGATGGGTAATGCTCAATGGAGACGACAACTCGACCTGGTTCGACTCCCACCTCACCCTAGAAGGCATCCGTCAAGCCATGACCATGAACGCCTTTTGGCAGGATGCCGCAACCAAGCTCAaactccctcttcccagGCGCTACTACGCCAGCCCTCTTGCTCGCTGTCTCGAGACTTGCAAGCTCTCATTTGAAGGCATCGAGTTACCCCCCGGTCAGGAGAAACCACCCTtcaagcccatcatcaaggagTTGCTTAGGGAAAGACTACATTTTCACACGTGTGATCGCCGCCGTAATGGCACCTGGATCAGGGAGAATTTTCCCGAGtttgagtttgaggaggggtttgtAGATGAGGATGTATACTGGAAgacggaggggagagagacgCTCCAGGAGCATGCCGCACGTACGATGGCTTTGCTTGAGGATGTATTtgagcatgatgatgagcagaTTATCAGCTTTTCGACTCATTCGGGGACGATAGCTGCGCTGATCAAGGCGACGGGGCATGAGGATTTCTTTGTTGAGCCGGGGAATGTGGTGCCATTTTTGATCAAGGGGGAGATTATTCAGCCTAACTGA